Proteins from a genomic interval of Candidatus Cloacimonadota bacterium:
- the tgt gene encoding tRNA guanosine(34) transglycosylase Tgt, whose amino-acid sequence MFKFRLEKTSGFARAATISTSHGKIKTPVFMPVGTLGTVKAMSPHELEESHAQIILGNTYHLYLRPGHELIRDAGGLHKFISWDKPMLTDSGGFQVMSLAALRKISKEGVKFQSHIDGSRHFFTPESVIGIQEALGADIIMSFDECPPYPATREYVEKSLKTTLQWAERGKAAFKNAKKQALFGIVQGGIYEDLRQRSALALMDMDFPGYSIGGLAVGEEKEDMFRITAFLNDILPADKPRYLMGVGTPSDLLLNIANGVDMFDCVMPTRNARKGSIFTRHGKMIIKAARYKEDFSPIDPDCGCYTCQHFSRAYIRHLISMNEILGMRLTTIHSLWFYQELMQMARAAILEDRYSDFLAEMLPVIDRVI is encoded by the coding sequence ATGTTTAAATTCAGACTCGAAAAAACCTCCGGATTTGCAAGGGCCGCCACGATTTCCACCTCTCACGGCAAAATAAAAACGCCGGTTTTCATGCCCGTTGGCACACTAGGCACCGTGAAGGCGATGAGCCCCCACGAATTGGAGGAAAGCCACGCTCAGATTATCCTGGGCAACACTTATCACCTCTATCTGCGTCCGGGGCATGAACTTATCCGCGACGCCGGCGGCCTGCACAAATTCATTTCCTGGGACAAGCCCATGCTCACCGACAGCGGTGGATTTCAGGTGATGAGCCTGGCCGCGCTGCGCAAAATCAGCAAAGAGGGCGTCAAATTCCAGTCCCACATCGACGGCAGCCGCCATTTTTTCACGCCAGAGAGCGTCATCGGCATCCAGGAAGCCCTTGGCGCCGACATCATCATGAGTTTCGACGAATGCCCGCCCTATCCTGCCACCCGCGAATACGTGGAAAAATCGCTCAAAACCACGCTCCAGTGGGCCGAAAGGGGCAAGGCGGCCTTCAAAAACGCCAAAAAGCAGGCCCTCTTCGGAATCGTGCAGGGCGGCATTTATGAAGACCTGCGCCAACGCTCTGCCCTGGCGCTGATGGACATGGATTTTCCGGGCTACTCAATTGGTGGATTGGCCGTGGGCGAGGAAAAAGAGGACATGTTCCGCATCACGGCTTTCCTGAACGACATCCTTCCAGCAGACAAACCCCGCTACCTGATGGGCGTGGGCACCCCCAGCGACCTGCTGTTGAACATCGCCAACGGCGTGGACATGTTCGACTGCGTTATGCCGACCCGCAACGCCCGCAAAGGCAGCATCTTCACCCGCCACGGCAAAATGATAATCAAGGCCGCCCGCTACAAAGAGGATTTTTCCCCCATCGATCCCGACTGCGGCTGCTACACCTGCCAGCACTTCTCCCGAGCCTACATCCGCCATCTGATAAGCATGAACGAGATTTTGGGCATGCGCCTCACCACCATCCACAGCCTCTGGTTTTACCAGGAACTCATGCAAATGGCCCGCGCGGCAATCCTGGAGGACCGTTACTCCGATTTCCTCGCTGAAATGCTGCCCGTCATCGACCGGGTTATCTGA